In one window of Methanococcoides methylutens DNA:
- the priS gene encoding DNA primase catalytic subunit PriS — MNFKTKYFLKSKFQEYYKTAQIHIPSRLEAREWGFISFDEMPETVMRRHKSFGSRGEVEEYLAGMAPAHAYHSVAYYTYPSAPTMKEKQWQEADLIFDLDADHIPGAPNSYSEMLDHVKKETLKLYDLLINDFGFNEDDIRAVFSGGRGYHFHISDPRVRSLGSAERREIVDYISGRGLNIEKIFYKKAVSGDAGSENARMNMLSPESEGGWGGRINRYLVSYLTDLASKEDAEELFSGFKGIGKKTAQKMIDILRDEAQVELLRRGNMEALSKVNKDIIQTLALQAVNDMSASVDEPVTGDIKRLIRLGGSLHGKSGMRVTTLSISELEKFEPLTDAVVFSDKPVKLKVIRPFAVQMKGNDLYIEEGTQELPEYAAVYLMCRGAAEYGS, encoded by the coding sequence ATGAACTTTAAGACAAAGTATTTCCTCAAGTCGAAATTCCAGGAATACTACAAGACAGCGCAGATACATATCCCATCCAGACTGGAAGCTCGCGAATGGGGATTCATCTCTTTTGACGAGATGCCGGAAACCGTGATGAGAAGACATAAGTCATTTGGATCACGCGGAGAGGTTGAGGAATACCTTGCAGGCATGGCACCTGCACATGCATACCATTCTGTTGCATACTATACGTACCCCAGTGCACCTACCATGAAAGAGAAGCAATGGCAGGAAGCAGACCTCATCTTTGACCTTGATGCGGACCACATACCCGGTGCACCCAACTCATATTCAGAAATGCTTGATCACGTCAAAAAGGAGACATTAAAGCTATATGACCTTCTGATAAATGATTTCGGATTCAATGAAGATGATATCAGGGCGGTATTTTCGGGCGGAAGAGGTTACCATTTCCACATAAGTGACCCGCGTGTTCGCTCCCTTGGAAGCGCAGAAAGAAGGGAGATCGTGGATTATATCAGTGGAAGGGGACTCAATATTGAGAAGATATTCTACAAGAAAGCGGTCAGCGGTGATGCAGGCAGTGAAAATGCCAGGATGAACATGCTTTCCCCGGAAAGCGAGGGAGGCTGGGGAGGAAGGATCAACAGATATCTTGTATCCTACCTCACCGATCTTGCGAGTAAGGAAGATGCAGAAGAGCTCTTCAGCGGTTTCAAGGGTATCGGCAAAAAGACCGCACAAAAGATGATAGATATATTAAGGGATGAAGCACAGGTCGAGTTGCTACGCAGAGGGAACATGGAAGCCCTTTCAAAAGTCAATAAGGATATTATACAGACCCTCGCATTGCAAGCAGTGAATGACATGTCTGCAAGTGTGGATGAACCTGTGACCGGTGACATAAAAAGATTGATACGCCTGGGCGGTTCCCTTCATGGAAAATCAGGAATGCGTGTTACGACACTGTCTATATCAGAGCTTGAGAAGTTCGAACCATTGACCGATGCTGTCGTGTTCTCGGACAAGCCGGTAAAATTAAAAGTGATAAGACCTTTTGCAGTACAAATGAAGGGTAATGACCTCTACATAGAGGAAGGTACACAGGAATTACCTGAATACGCAGCCGTGTATCTTATGTGCAGAGGTGCAGCAGAATATGGATCGTAA
- a CDS encoding protease inhibitor I42 family protein: MSKYIGMGILVLITIVAVTMAAFSMGCTENGNIDLTDDVEVVESGTVLTEDANASEVTMEQNDLIVLKLKENPTTGYSWNLTVPEGLKLIGDDFIAPEDEGLVGAGGIHEWKLQAETEGTYEISAIYKRPWENTTGDEDTFSMIVTVLASGEHDSEDDADGDDPITDVDDTEYIIRDAMVDDIEIFMMESFPLQVSVGATGYLPDGCTVIDEENIEVTRDGNTFNVALKTKRPADAMCTQALVPFEVNIPLDVYGLEAGVYTVDVNGVTDTFEFTMDNVMG; encoded by the coding sequence ATGTCAAAATATATAGGTATGGGCATTCTGGTCCTGATAACCATCGTGGCAGTTACAATGGCTGCTTTTTCAATGGGCTGCACAGAAAATGGAAATATTGATCTTACTGATGATGTAGAGGTCGTTGAATCGGGGACAGTGTTAACTGAGGATGCAAATGCAAGTGAGGTCACAATGGAACAAAATGATCTCATTGTGCTGAAACTTAAAGAAAACCCGACAACAGGTTATTCCTGGAACCTCACGGTCCCTGAAGGTCTGAAACTGATCGGAGACGATTTTATTGCTCCGGAAGATGAAGGTCTGGTGGGAGCAGGTGGCATCCATGAATGGAAGCTTCAGGCAGAAACCGAAGGAACCTACGAGATCTCTGCGATCTACAAGAGGCCCTGGGAAAATACAACCGGCGATGAGGATACATTCAGCATGATCGTAACTGTCCTTGCTTCAGGTGAACATGACAGCGAGGATGACGCTGATGGGGATGATCCAATCACCGACGTTGATGACACCGAATACATCATTCGTGATGCAATGGTCGATGACATCGAGATCTTCATGATGGAGTCATTCCCGCTGCAGGTTAGTGTGGGTGCAACAGGATACCTTCCTGACGGATGCACTGTAATCGATGAAGAAAACATCGAGGTCACAAGGGATGGGAACACCTTTAATGTGGCCCTGAAGACCAAGAGGCCGGCAGATGCCATGTGCACACAGGCACTTGTACCCTTTGAGGTGAACATCCCTCTGGACGTGTATGGTCTTGAAGCAGGTGTCTATACGGTGGATGTGAACGGTGTGACGGATACCTTTGAGTTCACTATGGACAACGTGATGGGGTGA
- a CDS encoding DNA alkylation repair protein: MGTTEEIFDDIISKLEGMSDPEAIGGMAHFWITPEKCYGVSIPELRHLAKETGKDHKLALMLWDKGYRETMILASMVDDPKQVTEKQMEGWVSDFDYWELCDQCCMNLFQKTPHSYRKAIEWSSRKEEFVKRSGFVLMARMAVADKKANDSVFEDFLPIIERESKDARNFVKKAVNWALRQIGKRNIELNKKAIEVSQRLTGSNLASARWIGTDALKELTSEAVQKRLHK, encoded by the coding sequence GTGGGTACAACAGAAGAGATCTTTGATGATATCATATCCAAACTGGAAGGTATGAGCGATCCCGAGGCCATAGGGGGCATGGCACATTTCTGGATCACGCCTGAAAAGTGCTATGGTGTATCAATTCCGGAGCTCAGACATCTTGCAAAAGAGACCGGTAAGGATCACAAACTGGCTCTCATGCTATGGGATAAGGGGTACAGGGAGACCATGATCCTCGCTTCCATGGTGGATGATCCTAAGCAGGTTACGGAAAAACAGATGGAGGGTTGGGTCAGTGACTTTGACTACTGGGAGCTATGCGACCAGTGCTGTATGAACCTCTTCCAGAAAACCCCTCACTCTTACAGGAAAGCCATCGAGTGGAGCTCCCGGAAAGAGGAGTTCGTGAAACGCTCGGGTTTTGTCCTCATGGCAAGGATGGCTGTGGCGGACAAAAAGGCGAATGATTCCGTTTTCGAGGATTTCTTACCGATAATTGAAAGGGAATCTAAGGATGCCCGGAACTTTGTGAAGAAGGCAGTTAACTGGGCTTTAAGGCAGATCGGCAAACGTAATATCGAGCTGAACAAAAAAGCTATTGAAGTGTCACAAAGACTTACCGGTTCGAATCTTGCCAGTGCCAGATGGATAGGGACTGATGCACTAAAAGAGCTTACCAGTGAAGCTGTCCAGAAGCGCCTCCATAAATGA
- a CDS encoding TIGR00375 family protein, producing the protein MQINADLHLHSKYSMACSNKMELPTIAVEAKKKGIDLVATGDCIHPKWLDDIKTAAMDDETILINGTYFIPTTEIEDKNRVHHLLILPSISKAEELAETMSKYADLAVDGRPTVKLDGSEIAQIAKDIGAMIGPCHAFTPWTALYAYHDSLESCYGDLTDYISFVELGLSADTDYADRISELHRLTFLSNSDAHSPWSNKLAREFTRFEVPSIDFEGLEKAILRKEGYKATLNVGFFPEEGKYNESACIKCFTHYNLEEAIQNNWRCPQCRGQVKKGVSDRINELADLEKPVHPDHRPDYLHLAPLAEVIMMALGHASITTKGVRTAWESLVEKFDNEVTVLLDTDPDQLEIVDRRIVDAILAFRNGEVIIHPGGGGQYGWIELPDSEHKPKETPKSSKNQSSLFDF; encoded by the coding sequence ATGCAGATCAATGCTGATCTCCACCTCCATTCTAAATATTCCATGGCTTGCTCCAATAAGATGGAGCTGCCAACCATTGCCGTAGAGGCTAAGAAAAAAGGCATCGACCTTGTGGCAACAGGCGACTGTATCCACCCGAAATGGCTCGATGACATTAAAACAGCAGCTATGGATGATGAGACAATTCTCATCAATGGTACTTATTTTATTCCAACTACAGAGATCGAGGACAAGAACCGCGTCCACCATCTCCTTATCCTGCCATCCATCTCAAAAGCCGAAGAGCTGGCAGAGACCATGTCAAAATATGCCGACCTTGCAGTCGATGGCAGACCCACGGTAAAACTCGACGGCAGTGAGATAGCACAGATTGCAAAGGACATCGGTGCAATGATCGGACCCTGCCACGCATTCACCCCATGGACAGCCCTGTATGCATACCACGATTCCCTCGAAAGCTGCTACGGTGACCTCACAGACTACATATCCTTTGTGGAGCTGGGCTTAAGCGCTGATACCGATTACGCAGACCGCATCAGCGAGCTCCACAGGCTGACCTTCCTGAGCAACTCGGATGCACATTCCCCCTGGTCCAACAAGCTCGCACGCGAGTTCACCAGATTCGAGGTACCATCCATCGATTTTGAAGGACTGGAAAAGGCAATCCTCCGCAAGGAAGGCTACAAGGCCACCCTGAACGTAGGATTCTTCCCGGAAGAGGGAAAGTACAACGAATCCGCATGCATCAAGTGCTTCACCCACTACAACCTTGAGGAAGCTATTCAGAATAACTGGCGATGCCCCCAGTGCAGGGGACAGGTCAAGAAAGGCGTATCTGACAGGATCAACGAACTTGCGGATCTGGAAAAACCGGTACACCCGGACCATCGCCCTGACTACCTCCACCTGGCACCCCTTGCAGAGGTCATCATGATGGCACTGGGACATGCCAGCATCACCACCAAAGGTGTAAGAACAGCATGGGAATCACTCGTGGAAAAGTTCGACAACGAAGTTACAGTCCTCCTCGATACCGACCCCGACCAGCTCGAGATCGTGGACCGGAGGATAGTGGATGCCATACTTGCATTCCGCAACGGCGAGGTAATCATCCACCCCGGAGGTGGAGGTCAGTACGGATGGATAGAGCTACCGGACTCAGAACACAAGCCAAAGGAAACGCCCAAAAGTAGCAAGAACCAGAGTTCCCTTTTCGACTTCTGA
- a CDS encoding 30S ribosomal protein S27e, with product MITMTQPKSRFLRVKCNDCSNEQVIFGSASRKVTCLVCGRTLAESTGGKSTITTHILEVLE from the coding sequence ATGATAACAATGACACAACCAAAAAGCAGATTCTTACGCGTAAAATGCAACGACTGCTCCAACGAGCAGGTTATCTTCGGCAGTGCAAGCCGCAAGGTCACATGCCTCGTATGCGGAAGAACACTCGCAGAATCCACCGGCGGAAAGTCAACAATTACAACACATATCCTGGAAGTCCTTGAATAA
- a CDS encoding proteasome assembly chaperone family protein has protein sequence MRETTVIRLKDEIQLNDPILLVGLPGVGHVGKLVVDHLIEKLEAEKIVEIYSPHFPPQVMVSEESTVKLVNNEVYICKTDERDLVLLGGDHQSTTTDGHYELGGIYIDLAAELGVSKIFTLGGYPTGKLEHTDEVMGAANDLELIEELKELGVTFKPNEPGGGIVGASGLLLGLSKFKDMKAACLMGLTSGYLVDPKSAQSLLAILSKLLNIEVEVDELEERAKDMEKIVANLMEAKQQQQGVLRDTAIEEDLRYIG, from the coding sequence ATGCGTGAAACAACTGTGATCCGCCTTAAAGATGAGATCCAGCTAAACGACCCCATACTACTTGTTGGCCTTCCGGGAGTCGGGCATGTTGGAAAGCTTGTTGTCGATCACCTGATCGAGAAACTGGAAGCAGAAAAAATAGTTGAGATTTATTCCCCTCATTTTCCACCACAGGTAATGGTAAGCGAGGAAAGTACAGTCAAACTTGTCAATAACGAAGTGTACATTTGTAAGACTGACGAAAGGGACCTCGTACTTCTGGGTGGAGACCATCAAAGCACAACTACAGATGGTCATTATGAACTTGGAGGCATCTATATCGACCTTGCCGCCGAACTTGGCGTATCCAAGATATTCACTCTTGGAGGATACCCAACAGGCAAGCTGGAGCACACCGACGAGGTAATGGGTGCTGCCAATGATCTAGAGCTTATCGAGGAACTGAAGGAATTAGGCGTTACTTTCAAACCTAACGAACCCGGAGGAGGTATCGTAGGTGCATCAGGTCTTTTACTTGGACTCAGTAAGTTCAAGGACATGAAAGCTGCATGTTTGATGGGATTGACATCAGGATACCTGGTTGACCCGAAAAGTGCACAATCACTCCTGGCTATCTTAAGCAAGCTCCTGAACATAGAGGTCGAGGTAGATGAACTCGAAGAGCGTGCAAAGGACATGGAGAAGATCGTTGCTAACCTCATGGAAGCAAAGCAACAGCAACAGGGCGTATTGAGAGATACGGCTATTGAAGAAGACCTAAGATACATCGGCTAA
- a CDS encoding ATP-grasp domain-containing protein: protein MELKPETYEINRLLEVAEKNNIEMKVLTPEQFELIVTRDDRKGVLLDGETVSLPDFILPRMGAETSYFALAIIRHLERLGVHTFNSSNSIETVKDKLYSQQILAEADIAFPKTMLAKHPIDVNLVEEQFGFPLIVKTLSGSMGSGVFLSENKSNFIDLMELIRSTRSNVNFIIQEFVKSSMGRDLRVIIIGGRAVACMERVAQKGDFKANFSRGGMVRSFEMTPEIEWLATETAKVFGLEISGIDLLFDGEHFKVCEANSSPGFEGVESCCDKDIAQEMYDFIRVRLGMFPEEE from the coding sequence TTGGAATTAAAACCTGAAACATACGAGATCAATCGTCTTCTTGAAGTTGCTGAAAAGAACAATATTGAAATGAAGGTGTTAACACCGGAACAGTTCGAACTCATTGTCACAAGAGATGATCGCAAAGGCGTTCTTTTAGACGGGGAAACGGTCTCATTGCCTGATTTCATTCTTCCCCGAATGGGAGCAGAAACATCATATTTTGCACTGGCTATCATAAGACATCTGGAAAGACTTGGAGTACATACCTTCAATTCATCCAACAGTATTGAAACAGTAAAGGACAAGCTATACTCCCAGCAGATACTTGCAGAGGCGGATATCGCATTCCCAAAGACCATGCTTGCAAAGCATCCCATTGATGTGAACCTTGTTGAAGAACAATTTGGATTCCCGTTAATTGTAAAAACACTTTCAGGGTCAATGGGAAGTGGCGTATTCCTTTCCGAGAACAAGTCCAACTTCATAGACCTGATGGAGCTCATACGTTCAACAAGGAGCAACGTTAATTTCATCATTCAGGAATTTGTCAAATCCAGTATGGGACGTGATCTTCGTGTGATCATCATTGGAGGACGTGCCGTTGCCTGTATGGAAAGAGTCGCCCAGAAAGGAGATTTCAAAGCTAACTTCTCAAGAGGAGGAATGGTCAGATCCTTTGAGATGACACCGGAAATTGAATGGTTAGCTACCGAAACTGCAAAGGTCTTTGGTCTTGAGATCTCAGGGATAGACCTTCTCTTTGACGGAGAACACTTCAAGGTCTGTGAAGCGAACTCATCACCAGGCTTCGAAGGAGTGGAAAGCTGCTGTGATAAGGACATAGCACAGGAAATGTACGACTTTATCAGGGTAAGGCTCGGAATGTTCCCGGAAGAAGAATAA
- a CDS encoding 50S ribosomal protein L44e, producing MKIPKRFRTYCPSCKKHTEHIAERVKKGKASAMTHIARQKKRQSGIGNSGKFSKVPGGDKPTKRVQLKYRCAECNKSHQRPCFRAKKFEFKE from the coding sequence ATGAAAATTCCAAAGAGGTTCAGAACATATTGCCCATCCTGCAAAAAACATACTGAACACATTGCAGAGAGAGTAAAGAAAGGCAAGGCATCAGCTATGACACACATTGCCAGACAAAAGAAGAGGCAATCAGGCATCGGAAACAGTGGTAAATTCTCAAAGGTTCCTGGAGGAGACAAACCAACCAAGAGAGTACAGCTCAAATACCGCTGCGCCGAGTGCAACAAGTCACACCAGAGGCCATGCTTCAGAGCAAAGAAATTCGAGTTTAAGGAATGA
- a CDS encoding translation initiation factor IF-2 subunit alpha, producing MDNNNWPESGDFVVCTVKNVVDFGAYTTLEEYGGKEGFIHISEIKAGWVKYVRDYVREGQKIVCKVLDVDPNRRHIDLSLKDVNEHQKRAKIQDWKNEQKAEKWLQFVAEDTKTSAEKMGEIRSIFMEEFGSCYTGFEEAAINGKEAFEGMAISKKLAAKIADIAQENIKLPFVDIAGYVDLTSYSPDGIDIIKKSLKSATKIKKDDDVRIDVTYTGAPRYRIKVIAPDYKTAEAVLKKAAEKAIDYIEKKEGKGIFHRHIESTKA from the coding sequence ATGGATAATAATAACTGGCCAGAAAGCGGCGACTTTGTAGTTTGTACTGTAAAGAACGTAGTCGACTTTGGGGCCTATACCACCCTTGAGGAATACGGGGGTAAAGAAGGGTTTATCCATATCTCCGAGATCAAGGCCGGATGGGTCAAGTATGTCCGTGATTACGTAAGGGAAGGTCAGAAGATCGTCTGCAAAGTGCTGGACGTAGACCCTAACCGACGTCATATCGACCTTTCCTTAAAGGATGTCAACGAACACCAGAAACGTGCGAAGATCCAGGACTGGAAGAACGAACAGAAAGCCGAGAAGTGGCTCCAGTTCGTTGCTGAGGACACCAAGACAAGCGCGGAAAAGATGGGCGAAATAAGGTCCATTTTCATGGAAGAGTTCGGAAGCTGCTACACTGGCTTTGAAGAAGCTGCCATCAACGGCAAAGAAGCTTTTGAAGGCATGGCCATCAGCAAGAAGCTGGCCGCAAAGATAGCAGACATCGCTCAGGAAAATATTAAACTTCCATTCGTAGACATCGCAGGATACGTGGACCTTACCTCCTATAGCCCTGACGGGATCGATATTATCAAGAAATCCCTCAAATCAGCTACCAAGATCAAGAAAGATGATGATGTCAGGATAGACGTCACATATACAGGCGCACCAAGATACCGAATAAAGGTTATCGCACCTGATTACAAGACCGCGGAAGCTGTTTTGAAGAAAGCTGCTGAGAAAGCTATTGACTATATCGAAAAGAAGGAAGGAAAAGGAATTTTCCACCGACATATCGAATCAACAAAGGCGTGA
- a CDS encoding RNA-protein complex protein Nop10, translating to MGNKIRRCTQCNVYTLKENCPECGEPSGNPLPARFSPLDPYGKYRRISKRRETEHA from the coding sequence TTGGGAAACAAGATCCGAAGATGTACTCAATGCAATGTTTACACATTGAAAGAGAACTGTCCGGAGTGTGGAGAACCTTCCGGGAATCCACTCCCGGCACGATTTTCCCCGCTTGATCCCTATGGCAAATACCGCCGAATCTCCAAAAGGAGGGAAACGGAACATGCGTGA